CCTCCTCTGAGAGTGAGAGTTCAACGTCCCGCGGTGAATCGACGGACACCCCTCGCAGTCCCCATGGGGGATCGACGGGAGCGGCCGTCCAGGACACTCTAACGCGCTCCGGCGCGCCGCGGGGACTTCTCGTGAAGGCGGGCGGGCAGCCGGGCGTCACTCAGGGCTGCTTGCCGCCCGTGGGAAGGTAGTGCTGGGTCCCCTGACGCGCCCGGTCAATGGCGCCCAACAGCCCCTTGAGGTCTCCCTCGTTGTGGACGAAGTCGATGTCCGACGTGTCCACCACCAGCAGGGGTGTTTCCGTGTAGTGGGAGAAGAACTCGTTGTAGGCGTGGACGAGTTCCTCCAGGTAGCCGGCGTCGAACTGACGCTCGAACTCCCGGCCGCGCTTCTTGATGCGGTAGAGCAGCACGTCCAGCCGGGCCTGCAGGTAGATGACGAGGTCGGGCTTCGTCACGCGAGGGGTGAGCGCCTCGAAGACGCGGTCGTAGAGGCCCAGCTCGTGCGAGTCCAGCGTCAGGCACGCGAAGATGCGGTCCTTGGCGAACAGGTAGTCGCTCACCGTCACCGAGTTGAAGAGATCCTGCTGGACCAGTTCCTCCTGCTGCCGGAAGCGCGAGAGCAGGAAGAAGAGCTGCGTCTGGAAGGCGTACTTCTGCCGGTCCGCGTAGAAGTTGGCGAGGAAGGGGTTCTCCTCGACGATCTCGAAGATACGCCGGGCCCCGAAGCGCTCGGCGAGGATGTTGGAGAGGCTCGTCTTGCCGACGCCGATGGGCCCCTCGACCACGATGTAGCGGTTGTCCATCCGCTTCGAGACCTCCACCTCGCGAGAAACGGGGCGCGGAATAGAACACGGGAGTGGCGACCGGGCAATGATCCGGCTCGCCAGCCCATCACCACCCTTGACGCATGAGTGGGCGTCCACTACCAGGGACCCACGCGCGGTGCGGGACAGGTGGACCGTGCGGGGACCGAGGGAGATGAATCGAAGGCAGCGGGCGAAGACGGTCATCGAGCTGGAACCACGCCGCACGGCGTCCACCGAAACGACGAAGGCCCCCGAGCGGGAGTTGGAACCCGACCCGCTCTATGGCGTGGCCCTCCTCAAGACGGCCCTGGAGCTCAAGCGTCGCAAGGACGGCACCCCGGAGGAGATCCTCCGCGGCGTGCTCGCGCGCATGCGGCTGTCCGAGGAAGACTTCCGCGCCTGGCTGTCCCAGCAGGGCGGGCTGTTGAAGGTGCTCGGCGGCGAGGAGTCCTGAACCCCTAACGGGCGGCCACCCAGGCCTGCAGCGCACTGTCCACCGCGTTGCCGAGCGACTTGCAGAAGGCATACTCGGTGCGCAGCCGCTCCACGGGCGTGGCCGCCTCGAAGCGCCGCGTCTCGAAGAAGAGCGCGTACACCACCTGGTCGGCCACCTTCGAGCGGATGCCCAGGTACTCGCCCTGCACGTCCATCTGCGGCAGCAACATCCGCTCCAGCGAGCGGTAGACGCGGGCCATGTCCCGGGTGGCCCCGACGAAGGCGTTCTCGTCGAGGATGGGAATCGGACTCGCGTCACCCCAACGCAGCAGCACCTCCCCACTGGGGCGGGCGAACACCGCGTACAGCACGCTGAACCGGTGCAGCACCGGCTCCAGGGCCTCCAGGGGCAGGGGTCTCATCATCCTCTCCAACGCCCCTCTCGTTAGCACCAGGGACCGAGGGACGCCAGATTGGCGCTACTTCGCCACTGGCCCCAGCGCGCGCTCGATGGCGGCGAACTCCTCGGGAGAGAGCGTCTCCGCGCGCCGCGTCGGATCGATGCCCGCCGTCTCGAGAGCCTTCTGCACCTGCTCCGTCGTGCCCAGCGACTTGTCCGACTTGAGCGAGTTGAAGAGCGTCTTGCGCCGCTGCGCGAAGCCCGCCTTCACCAGGCGGATGTAGCGCGCGCCGTCCACCACCTGCGCCAGCGGCGCGGGCCGCCGCGTCAGCCGCAGCACCGCCGAGTCCACCTTGGGCGGCGGGTGGAAGCGCCGGGCGTCGATGTCGAAGAGGTGCTCGGACTCGAAGTACAGGCCGAGGATGGCGGTGAGCAGGCCGTACTCGCGCCCGCCCGGCTCGGCCGAGAGGCGATCCACCACTTCCTTCTGAAGGGTGAAGACGGCGCGCGTCACGTGCTCGCGCTGCTCCAGCACCTGGAAGAGGATGGAGCTCGTCAGGTGGTACGGGAGGTTGCCCGCCACCTTCAGCTCGGGGACACCCGCCACCTCGGCGAAGTCCACCGTGGCCGCGTTGCCGGACACCACGCGCACCCCGGGGATGGCCTCCTTCTCCAGCACCGCCACCATGTCGCGGTCCTTCTCCACCGCGGTGACGCGCGCCCCGGTGGCCGCGAGAAAGCGCGTGAGGTGCCCCAGGCCCGGGCCCAGTTCCACCACCGGCTCGCCCTCGCGCAGCTCCAGCGCGTCGGCGATGGCCTCCAATATCTGCGGATCTCCGAGGAAGTTCTGCCCCCAGCTGTGCTTGGCCCTCAGGCCATGGCGCTGGAGGATGTCACGTGGCGTATCCACTCGCGGCTCCCTTCACCTTCACATGCGCCAGGCCGGGTCCGCGGACAGACTGAAGTCGCCGCGCAGGCCCCTGCGCCAGGCCTCGTAACCCGCCACGGCGATCATCGCGCCATTGTCCGTGCACAACCGCACCGGCGGGAGGTACAGCTTCAGGTTGCGGTCCTCGGCGCGCTCCAGGCTCAGCGAGCGCAGGCGCGAGTTGGCCGCCACGCCCCCGCACACCACCAGGCGATTCAAGCCCAGCCGGCGCGCGGCGGCGACGAACTTCTTCGACAGCGCGTCCGCCACGGCCTCCTGGAAGGAGGCGCACAGGTCCGCCAGTTCCTGCCCCTGGGGCACGCCGTGCTTGCGCACGTGATGGAGCACCGCCGTCTTCAGCCCGGAGAAGGACCAGTCGAAGTTGTCCGAGCCGGGCAGCGCGCGGGGGAAGCGGATGGCCTCGGGGTTGCCCTTTTGCGCGAGCTGGTCGATGGGCAGCCCGCCCGGGTACGGCAGGCCGAGGATGCGCGCCGTCTTGTCGTAGGCCTCGCCCGCGGCATCGTCCCGGGTGCTGCCCACCAGCCGGTAGTGGCCGTAGTCCCGCACCTCGTAGAGGCTGGTGTGGCCGCCGGAGACGACGAGCCCGAGGAACGGAGGCTCCGGGGCATCCTCCAGCAGGCGGCTGGCGAGCAGGTGCCCCTCGAGGTGGTTGGCCCCGACGAAGGGCTTGCCGGTGGCGAGGCTCAGCGACTTGGCCACCTGCACGCCCACCAGGAGCGCGCCGATGAGGCCGGGCCCGGAGGTGACGGCGATGAGGTCCACGTCATCGAGCGTCTTGCCGGCCCGGGAGAGGGCCTCGTGCAGGACGGGCATGACCTGGACGACGTGGTTGCGGCTGGCGAGCTCCGGCACCACGCCACCCCAGCGGCGGTGGATGTCCACCTGGGTGGAGACGACGTCGGAGAGCGCGCGCCGGCCGTCCTCCACGACGGCGGCGGCGGTCTCATCACAGGAGGTTTCGAGTCCGAGTACGAGCAAGGGCTGCCTCTCTACCAGGAGCCCAGCCGCCCGACTACTGGCCGAGCTGCTTGAGCGCGGCACGAACCTCGGAAGCGGACGACCCAGAGGGCTCCAGCAGGAGATACTGCTTGTAGGCGTCGATCGCCTTCTTTTCCTGATTGGTGAACTGGCGGGCCATGCCCAGGTGCACCCAGGCCTGGGCATTCCGGGGCTGGGCCTTCACCACCTCCTCCAGCAACTTGGAGGCGTCGCGGTAGCCCGCGCTGCTGGTGGTGTCGCCACGAACCAGGGAGATGCCCAGACCGGCCTTGGCCTCGGCCGAGTCCGGCTTGAGGGCGAGCGCCTTGCGGTAGGTGAGGGCCGCCGTCTTGTAGCGGTTGGCCGCCATGAGCTTCTTGGCCCGGCGCGCCAGCTCCGCGTACTGAGCCTCGGGGCTCAGCTTCTGCGCCTCGACCTGCTCCGGCTCGTCGTCCTTCTCCTCCTCCTCGGCGGGCGGAGGAGTCGTCGTGGCGACGGTGGGCTGCTCGGTGGGCTTGGGAGCCTCCGGCGCCCCAGCCGCGGTAGCCGGCTGGGCCGGCGGGGTCTCGGGCGGCTTGCTCTCGGGAGGCTTCGCCTCGGGGGCCTTCGCCTCGGGCGCCTTGTTCTCGGGCTCCGGCACCTTCGCCTGCTCGGTGGGAGCGGGCCTGGCCTCCTGGGGCGGAGGCGTGGGCTGCTCCGAGCCACCGCCCCGGCTGAACACCACCGCGACGCCCACGGCGATCGCCGCGACCGCGAGTCCGACGAAGAGGCCGGTGCGCTTCGGCTTCGGCAGTTGCACGTCCTCGTCATCGACCGCCGGGGACTTCTTCTGGGGCTGCGCGGGCGTGGCCCTGGGCTGCGACACCGGGCGCGGCCTGGGCTCCTCCGCGGGCGCGGGCTTGCTGACGGCCTGCGGAGCCGGCTGGGGCTCGGGCTTGGGCTCCTCGGCGGGCTTGGACGCGACGGGCTCGGGGGCCACGGGCGCGCCATGGCCCGGGTACGGCGGGAGCGCGAGCTGTTGGGGCTTCTCGGCCGGAGCAGCCTCCACGGGCGGCTGGACCGCGACGGGCGCGGGGGCGGGCGCGGGCTCCTGGACCGGGGCGACGGGCTTCAGACCCGACACCAACGTCACCTCCTCGGCCGGAGTCGCGGGCTCGGGAGGAGGAACGGGCGGGAACGGATTGGGGCCCACGGCGGCCCCGCCGAAGATGGGGCCCCGCGGCGAGGACGCCGGAGGCTCCACGGGCGCCACGGGAGCGGGCGTGGACGCGGGCTCGTCGAAGGCCGCGAGCGCGCTGGAGGCCGTGGACACGGTGGAGGGCGCGGGGGCACCGGGGTTCGCCGGTGCGCGGGGAGCCGGAGACCAACCCGGACCCCAACCTCCCGCCGAGCCGATGCCGTCCACGTCCACCCGGTTCCAGTCGAGCAGCAGGCTGCGCCGCTCCAGTTCCTTCGCACGGTGGGCCGGCGCGGGATCCACGAGGAACGCCGAGCCCTCGGCCGTCCGCGGAGGAGCGATGATGTCCTCCTCGGCGAGGTTGTTCTGCGCGCGCCGCCGGGGCTCGAAGACGACGACGTTGGCGGGCTGCGGCGGCACCTCGGCCTGGGCCTGCACCTGCGGCTCCGGCATGGCCACGGGGGCCACCACGGGCGCCATGGGCTGCGCGGGCTGGGCCACCACCGGCGCTACCTGGGGCACGGGCTCCGGCGCGATCACGGGCGCCACGGGCTCCGGCGCGGGCTCGGCGGGAGCGCTCGGCGCCGGCGCGTTGTGGAGCCACTCCTCGATGCCGGGCTTGCCGCTCTGCACGGGCTCCTGCGAGACACTGCCCAGCTCGCGGATGAGGCCCTCGAAGTACAGCTTGCTGATGATGCCCAGCGCGGCCAGGTCGTCGAAGTCCGAGTCCTCCACCACCCGGCTCAAGTTGCGCTTGCCGTCGAAGAGGCGCAGCAGCCCGTTGACCTCGTCCGGAATCTCCGAGAGGCGCTCGGCGAGCTGGTGGTAGTCGATCTCGAACACCGTCTCCAGCGGGGGCAGCTGCTCGAGCATGCGGCCCCACTCGTCCAGCCGGCGCATGCCCTCCATGAGCAGGCCCTGGGTGGAGACCTCGATGCGCTCGGGGCGGTCCAGCGCGGTGAACTGGACCTCGAACTCACCCTCGGTGGCGTTGAGCAGACGGTAGAAGGCGTTCTCGCCCTTGAGCCGCCCCATCTCCGCGTCGATGACGCGGCCTTCCTTGAAGTAGATGGTGGCGACCCGGTCTCCCTTGATGGAGATGGTGCCCGTCTTGCGGCCGATCTCGAACGTCTGGACCAGGTCCACCACGCCCATGTCGGCCAGGTTGCCGGCGAACCCGCCCTTCGTCGTCTCGCGCCGCTCGATCCTCTCCTTGTCCACCTTCTGGAGGATCATCGTCAGGCGGGTGACGATCTCTTTGATGTAGATGGGCTTGGTCAGGTAGTCGTCGCCACCGAGCTCCAGGCCCTTCACCTTCGCCTCGACCGCCTTCTGGTTGGTGAGGAAGACGAAGGGGATGTGCTTGTAGCGCTCGTCGGACTTGAGCGTCTTGCACAGCTCGAAGCCGTCCATCTCCGGCATCTTCGTGTCGGCGAGCACGAGATCCGGCGGGCTGATCTGCACCTTCTCGAGCGCATCCTTGCCGTGGACGGCGGTCGTGACGGAGAAGCCGGCCTTCTTCAGGCTGACTTCCATCACACGGAGACTCTTCGGGTCACCATCGACCAGGAGCAGGTGCTGCTTGGCCACGTTCGATTGCCTTTCGCTGCGGGCAGCTGATTGAAAGCGCCCGGCGCGGAGAAGGTTCGGATGATCATGCCCGCTCTCCGGGCATGTCAATGGCGGAAGGACGGGGGGACTCGTTCGGTGTCCAGGTGAACGAGCATGCACCGCCACTCACCCCGGACCCCTCGCCCGAGGCCCTGCCAGCCAGGCGATGCGCCTGGTGACCCCCTCCCCTCCGCGCCAATGGAAACGGAGGGTTAGCCGAAGAGACCGCCGCCCTTCTTGGGGGGCGGATTCTTCTTGCGCATCTCGATGAGGCGCAGCTCCTGGTTGGCCTCGAGGTGCTTGGGGTTGGCGCGCACCGCCTCGCGGAAGTGACGCTCGGCGCGGAGCATGTCGCCCTCGACGCGCGAGATCAC
This window of the Archangium lipolyticum genome carries:
- a CDS encoding deoxynucleoside kinase, producing the protein MDNRYIVVEGPIGVGKTSLSNILAERFGARRIFEIVEENPFLANFYADRQKYAFQTQLFFLLSRFRQQEELVQQDLFNSVTVSDYLFAKDRIFACLTLDSHELGLYDRVFEALTPRVTKPDLVIYLQARLDVLLYRIKKRGREFERQFDAGYLEELVHAYNEFFSHYTETPLLVVDTSDIDFVHNEGDLKGLLGAIDRARQGTQHYLPTGGKQP
- the rsmA gene encoding 16S rRNA (adenine(1518)-N(6)/adenine(1519)-N(6))-dimethyltransferase RsmA; amino-acid sequence: MDTPRDILQRHGLRAKHSWGQNFLGDPQILEAIADALELREGEPVVELGPGLGHLTRFLAATGARVTAVEKDRDMVAVLEKEAIPGVRVVSGNAATVDFAEVAGVPELKVAGNLPYHLTSSILFQVLEQREHVTRAVFTLQKEVVDRLSAEPGGREYGLLTAILGLYFESEHLFDIDARRFHPPPKVDSAVLRLTRRPAPLAQVVDGARYIRLVKAGFAQRRKTLFNSLKSDKSLGTTEQVQKALETAGIDPTRRAETLSPEEFAAIERALGPVAK
- the tsaD gene encoding tRNA (adenosine(37)-N6)-threonylcarbamoyltransferase complex transferase subunit TsaD, whose product is MLVLGLETSCDETAAAVVEDGRRALSDVVSTQVDIHRRWGGVVPELASRNHVVQVMPVLHEALSRAGKTLDDVDLIAVTSGPGLIGALLVGVQVAKSLSLATGKPFVGANHLEGHLLASRLLEDAPEPPFLGLVVSGGHTSLYEVRDYGHYRLVGSTRDDAAGEAYDKTARILGLPYPGGLPIDQLAQKGNPEAIRFPRALPGSDNFDWSFSGLKTAVLHHVRKHGVPQGQELADLCASFQEAVADALSKKFVAAARRLGLNRLVVCGGVAANSRLRSLSLERAEDRNLKLYLPPVRLCTDNGAMIAVAGYEAWRRGLRGDFSLSADPAWRM
- a CDS encoding response regulator; the protein is MAKQHLLLVDGDPKSLRVMEVSLKKAGFSVTTAVHGKDALEKVQISPPDLVLADTKMPEMDGFELCKTLKSDERYKHIPFVFLTNQKAVEAKVKGLELGGDDYLTKPIYIKEIVTRLTMILQKVDKERIERRETTKGGFAGNLADMGVVDLVQTFEIGRKTGTISIKGDRVATIYFKEGRVIDAEMGRLKGENAFYRLLNATEGEFEVQFTALDRPERIEVSTQGLLMEGMRRLDEWGRMLEQLPPLETVFEIDYHQLAERLSEIPDEVNGLLRLFDGKRNLSRVVEDSDFDDLAALGIISKLYFEGLIRELGSVSQEPVQSGKPGIEEWLHNAPAPSAPAEPAPEPVAPVIAPEPVPQVAPVVAQPAQPMAPVVAPVAMPEPQVQAQAEVPPQPANVVVFEPRRRAQNNLAEEDIIAPPRTAEGSAFLVDPAPAHRAKELERRSLLLDWNRVDVDGIGSAGGWGPGWSPAPRAPANPGAPAPSTVSTASSALAAFDEPASTPAPVAPVEPPASSPRGPIFGGAAVGPNPFPPVPPPEPATPAEEVTLVSGLKPVAPVQEPAPAPAPVAVQPPVEAAPAEKPQQLALPPYPGHGAPVAPEPVASKPAEEPKPEPQPAPQAVSKPAPAEEPRPRPVSQPRATPAQPQKKSPAVDDEDVQLPKPKRTGLFVGLAVAAIAVGVAVVFSRGGGSEQPTPPPQEARPAPTEQAKVPEPENKAPEAKAPEAKPPESKPPETPPAQPATAAGAPEAPKPTEQPTVATTTPPPAEEEEKDDEPEQVEAQKLSPEAQYAELARRAKKLMAANRYKTAALTYRKALALKPDSAEAKAGLGISLVRGDTTSSAGYRDASKLLEEVVKAQPRNAQAWVHLGMARQFTNQEKKAIDAYKQYLLLEPSGSSASEVRAALKQLGQ